TAACCGCAACTGTCCGTGACCCTTCTGATGATGAAGTAGAGCTTGTTAGGAAACGTTACGTCAAGGATATGGCTACTCCCAATGCCGTAAAGGAGCGGTTTAAGTCAATGCCGTTAGACGAATTGAAGAAGGTATTAATCAGCGGTGCCAAGCAGGCCCTTGCTGATATGCAAGAAAAGTTCCTAAACACAAAAGGAGTGACCTGTTTTTCCGAATGTAACGACGACCTGCTCATGTGGGGACACTATGGCGGTCGGTATAAGGGCTTCTGTTTGGAATTTGCGACCGCAAAAGAACCGTTCACGAAACTTCGCCAAGTTCATTACGCCGATGTAATCCCGCAAGTTGACGTTGCCGATTGTATGGTCAACAAGAATTACGACAAGTTGTTGAACGATTTGTACTGCACTAAATCAAGCTCCTGGAAATACGAAAAAGAATGGCGAGCCATACATTCTGAGGCGGGTACGTTGTTTGGGTACGAAGCGGACGTGCTTAAAGCAATCTACTTCGGCCCCGATATCGAAAGGCAGGCGCTTGAAATCATATGCCTTATCGTACAAGGCCAAAACCCTGATGCCCAGTTCTTTCAAGGGAAACGCGGCGAAAAAGAATTCAAAGTTGAATTCAGCAG
This genomic window from Pseudomonadota bacterium contains:
- a CDS encoding DUF2971 domain-containing protein, which encodes MADRPPTVYKYESFNVQSLLNLKAQSLYFGSPRNFNDPYDCAITATVRDPSDDEVELVRKRYVKDMATPNAVKERFKSMPLDELKKVLISGAKQALADMQEKFLNTKGVTCFSECNDDLLMWGHYGGRYKGFCLEFATAKEPFTKLRQVHYADVIPQVDVADCMVNKNYDKLLNDLYCTKSSSWKYEKEWRAIHSEAGTLFGYEADVLKAIYFGPDIERQALEIICLIVQGQNPDAQFFQGKRGEKEFKVEFSSVTYTSYAEAKRKGLV